From Schistocerca americana isolate TAMUIC-IGC-003095 chromosome 11, iqSchAmer2.1, whole genome shotgun sequence, the proteins below share one genomic window:
- the LOC124554162 gene encoding uncharacterized protein LOC124554162, with translation MPCKCCMPYCRGNYDNGLKVSVFSFPSDEALRLKRIAAVRRNDWEPSKQFVICELHFTADVIEKITSAYDPKLANSLQFTAPLDSPRLKKHAVPSKLPGRPTYLSSKQALAREHPEGRERLGNQALEKVIEQSVGSHKK, from the exons ATGCCATGCAAGTGCTGTATGCCCTATTGTAGGGGAAACTACGACAACGGTTTAAAAGTTAGCGTCTTTTCATTCCCGTCTGATGAAGCATTAAGATTGAAACGGATCGCTGCAGTTCGTAGGAATGACTGGGAACCCAGTAAACAGTTCGtt atatgtgaactgcatttcactGCAGACGTCATTGAGAAAATTACCAGTGCTTACGACCCAAAACTGGCAAACTCTTTACAGTTTACAGCACCTTTGGACAGTCCACGTTTAAAGAAAC ATGCTGTACCATCAAAGTTGCCAGGAAGACCTAcgtatttatcttcaaaacaagcacTAGCTCGAGAACATCCAGAGGGTCGCGAACGTTTGGGGAACCAAGCACTTGAGAAAGTCATTGAGCAGAGTGTGGGATCACACAAAAAATGA